The Methanomassiliicoccales archaeon genome includes a region encoding these proteins:
- a CDS encoding NAD-dependent epimerase/dehydratase family protein, translating into MNILVTGASGQLGSYLIDELACDHEVKGIDLRRPEIEAHSDLVSIIDIRDKESVLKECEWADVVVHAAAQVSVEKSIEDPLIDADINIMGTLNLLKSAFIAGVELFVYVSSAAVYGDPKYLPVDEAHPTCPKSPYGISKLTGEEYVKAFGDCYNLDYFIIRPFNFYSPRADPKSPYSGVITKFARRIKAGQPIIIEGDGEQTRDFIHALDVAYMIRLAINSPVRNLVLNCGSGKAVSINELADIFTSICGDIEVVRTEPREGDIKHSVADITLARDFLGFRPRISLEDGLRALLECKK; encoded by the coding sequence GTGAATATCCTTGTAACAGGCGCTTCCGGGCAGCTCGGCTCGTACCTCATTGACGAACTGGCATGCGATCACGAAGTCAAGGGCATCGATCTTAGAAGGCCTGAAATCGAGGCGCATTCCGATTTGGTCTCGATTATTGATATAAGAGATAAAGAGAGCGTTCTGAAGGAATGCGAATGGGCAGATGTCGTTGTGCACGCGGCTGCGCAGGTGAGCGTTGAGAAAAGCATCGAAGATCCTCTCATTGATGCCGACATCAACATTATGGGAACGCTGAACCTTCTCAAATCTGCGTTTATTGCAGGGGTTGAGCTATTTGTGTACGTATCAAGCGCTGCTGTCTACGGCGATCCCAAGTATCTGCCGGTGGATGAAGCCCATCCGACATGCCCGAAATCGCCGTACGGCATCAGCAAGCTGACTGGCGAGGAATATGTGAAGGCATTCGGAGACTGCTACAACCTCGATTACTTCATAATACGACCTTTCAACTTCTATTCTCCCAGAGCGGATCCGAAGAGTCCGTATTCCGGCGTAATCACGAAATTCGCCCGTAGAATTAAGGCTGGACAGCCGATCATCATCGAAGGCGATGGAGAGCAAACGAGGGACTTCATTCATGCGCTTGACGTGGCTTATATGATCCGTCTTGCCATCAATTCTCCAGTCCGCAATCTCGTACTCAATTGCGGATCTGGCAAGGCTGTATCGATAAACGAGCTTGCTGACATTTTTACATCAATCTGCGGCGATATAGAGGTTGTGAGGACTGAGCCCAGAGAGGGTGATATCAAGCACAGCGTTGCAGATATCACTTTGGCAAGAGATTTCTTAGGATTTAGGCCTCGAATTTCACTTGAGGACGGCTTGCGTGCGCTGCTTGAATGCAAAAAATAG